In a genomic window of Pantoea agglomerans:
- a CDS encoding SDR family oxidoreductase: MGKTLIIGGASGIGFAVASALADRENELVLAGRNNEKLESARQLLNGRAAAVSTRQLDVSNEAEVIALSHVLGDVDNIVFTAGSYAPGGFLSEIELTAARLAFDTKFWGSIYTARHLSGNIRPRGTLTLTSGFLARRTLSGTLVKSTMNAAIESAAKVLAKELAPLRVNVVSPGLTDTEAYAGMDPKAREKMLQTAAENLPVKAYGRAQDIAKGYLFLLDNPFVTGTVIDIEGGALIN; this comes from the coding sequence ATGGGTAAAACATTAATTATTGGCGGCGCGTCAGGCATTGGTTTTGCTGTGGCCAGCGCACTGGCGGACCGGGAAAACGAGCTGGTTCTGGCAGGACGAAATAATGAGAAGCTGGAGTCTGCCCGTCAGTTGCTTAATGGGAGAGCAGCAGCTGTCAGCACACGACAACTGGATGTCAGTAATGAAGCCGAAGTCATTGCGCTGAGTCACGTGCTGGGGGATGTTGATAATATTGTGTTTACGGCGGGCTCATATGCACCCGGTGGGTTTCTTTCTGAAATTGAGCTTACCGCAGCGCGGCTTGCTTTTGATACTAAATTCTGGGGCAGCATCTACACCGCCAGGCATCTCAGCGGCAATATTCGGCCCCGTGGCACGCTCACGTTGACCAGTGGGTTTTTGGCCAGGCGGACTCTGAGCGGAACGCTGGTCAAATCAACGATGAATGCTGCCATTGAGTCAGCAGCAAAGGTGCTGGCAAAAGAGCTGGCTCCGTTGCGTGTAAACGTAGTCAGCCCGGGACTGACCGATACGGAAGCGTACGCAGGTATGGATCCCAAAGCGCGTGAAAAAATGCTTCAGACCGCTGCTGAAAATCTGCCGGTAAAGGCATATGGTCGCGCGCAAGACATCGCTAAGGGCTATCTCTTTTTGCTGGATAATCCGTTTGTTACTGGCACGGTGATTGATATTGAAGGCGGTGCGCTAATCAACTGA
- a CDS encoding carboxymuconolactone decarboxylase family protein, translating to MSRLHTTKESDATGKTAQLFGAIKSSMGKVPNAYLTIGSNSPDILDQMLQLNAALHKGSLSARELEAINLAVSEESGCDYCLAAHTLMAKKAGYTDEQTVELREARFSGDARIDALVQFVQYLVSTRGTVSAERVKAFREAGFSDQQVVETIGAVSAILFTNMVNRVNDTVVDFPKVS from the coding sequence ATGAGCCGTTTACATACCACCAAAGAAAGCGACGCCACGGGCAAAACCGCCCAGCTGTTTGGCGCGATTAAGAGCAGCATGGGTAAAGTCCCTAATGCCTATCTGACCATTGGCAGCAATTCACCTGACATTCTGGATCAGATGCTTCAGCTGAATGCAGCCCTGCACAAAGGCAGCCTGAGCGCCCGTGAGCTGGAAGCAATTAATCTTGCCGTAAGTGAAGAGTCGGGATGCGACTACTGCCTGGCCGCTCATACGCTGATGGCTAAAAAGGCGGGCTACACCGATGAGCAGACGGTAGAGCTGCGTGAAGCTCGATTCAGCGGCGATGCGCGTATCGATGCGCTGGTGCAGTTCGTTCAATATCTCGTTTCTACACGCGGGACGGTATCAGCCGAGCGCGTGAAGGCCTTCCGTGAGGCCGGATTCAGCGACCAGCAGGTGGTCGAAACCATTGGTGCCGTCAGCGCTATTCTGTTTACCAATATGGTGAACCGCGTGAACGACACCGTCGTTGATTTTCCCAAAGTGAGCTGA
- a CDS encoding cupin domain-containing protein yields the protein MTPVTAPKSARFNPADIAKNLPEQSTTMLADIYLTDRPDASSRVFRAYRGVPPHFHRECDEYLYVLSGRGTFWMEDASTEAEFGPGDMLFFERNVVHALPVLLEEPVIFLTLDTPRRSPGDVVFIDPDAGSADTFMDRNR from the coding sequence ATGACGCCTGTTACCGCGCCGAAATCAGCGCGCTTCAACCCGGCCGACATTGCAAAAAATCTGCCCGAGCAGTCCACTACGATGCTTGCCGATATCTATTTAACCGACCGCCCGGATGCCAGCAGCCGCGTGTTTAGGGCCTATCGGGGCGTTCCCCCTCACTTTCACCGCGAATGTGATGAATACCTGTACGTGCTTTCAGGACGCGGTACGTTCTGGATGGAAGATGCGTCGACCGAGGCTGAGTTCGGTCCCGGCGACATGCTTTTTTTCGAGCGCAACGTCGTGCATGCGCTTCCCGTGCTGCTGGAAGAGCCTGTGATTTTCCTGACGCTTGACACGCCCCGTCGCTCACCCGGTGACGTCGTGTTTATCGATCCTGACGCCGGCTCTGCCGATACGTTTATGGACAGAAATCGCTGA
- a CDS encoding L-dopachrome tautomerase-related protein, which translates to MKTPMMKTALALSVALVAGSTALNALATEARALPALSELAQDRAIGKPEVVATFSGAMPTGVTVTETGRIFVNFPRWGDDVPFTVAEVKGNRLVPYPDAAINTADNSSPRTHLLSVQSVVADGRGRVWILDTAAPGFSKPVAGGAKLVAVNLKTNQVEKTIVFPAEVIRPATYVNDMRFDFRIGKAGVAYVTDSSLSGTGAIIVIDLDSGKALRRLEGDRTTSPEAGFSPVVEGETLLQRHADGTTAPFSVASDGIAISPDGKTLYYSPLSGRHLYAVPTALLRDPAVTESQLSASVKDLGEKGASDGLESDANGAVYAGDYERNAIRKLPAGGEWTTLAHGPEILWPDTLSVGPDGYLYFTTNQLNRQPGFHGGKDLRQKPYALLRIKINAAPAPTY; encoded by the coding sequence ATGAAAACACCTATGATGAAAACGGCGTTAGCGCTCTCTGTGGCGCTGGTGGCTGGCAGCACTGCCCTGAATGCGCTGGCGACGGAGGCGCGCGCGCTGCCTGCCCTCAGCGAGCTTGCTCAGGATCGTGCGATCGGTAAACCCGAAGTCGTGGCCACGTTTAGCGGCGCTATGCCGACCGGCGTCACCGTTACCGAAACCGGCCGTATTTTTGTGAACTTCCCGCGCTGGGGTGATGACGTTCCGTTTACCGTGGCTGAGGTAAAAGGCAACCGGCTGGTGCCTTACCCGGACGCCGCCATAAATACCGCTGATAATTCTTCTCCCCGTACGCATTTGCTGAGCGTACAGAGCGTGGTGGCTGATGGCCGGGGCCGGGTCTGGATACTCGATACCGCCGCACCGGGCTTTTCAAAACCGGTTGCAGGCGGCGCAAAGCTTGTCGCGGTTAACCTGAAAACGAATCAGGTTGAGAAAACCATCGTTTTCCCGGCTGAGGTGATCAGACCCGCCACCTATGTCAACGACATGCGCTTCGATTTTCGCATCGGTAAAGCCGGCGTAGCGTACGTCACCGACTCCTCACTGTCCGGTACCGGTGCGATTATCGTCATTGACCTGGACAGCGGGAAAGCGCTGCGCCGCCTGGAAGGGGACCGCACAACATCGCCTGAGGCGGGCTTTTCACCTGTCGTAGAGGGAGAAACGCTGCTTCAGCGTCACGCGGACGGAACAACGGCACCATTCAGCGTGGCCTCCGACGGCATTGCCATCTCCCCGGATGGTAAAACGCTCTACTACAGCCCGCTGTCGGGACGTCACCTGTATGCTGTTCCCACGGCACTGCTGCGCGATCCGGCCGTCACAGAATCTCAGCTCTCGGCGTCCGTGAAAGACCTGGGGGAAAAAGGGGCGTCAGACGGCCTGGAAAGCGATGCGAATGGGGCAGTGTATGCCGGTGACTATGAGCGTAATGCTATCCGTAAGCTGCCAGCAGGTGGAGAGTGGACAACCCTTGCGCACGGGCCTGAAATCCTGTGGCCGGATACCCTGTCGGTTGGGCCGGATGGTTATCTCTACTTCACCACTAATCAGCTGAACCGCCAGCCCGGTTTCCACGGCGGGAAGGATTTGCGCCAGAAGCCATATGCTCTGTTACGCATCAAGATTAATGCAGCACCCGCACCCACGTACTAA
- a CDS encoding zinc-binding alcohol dehydrogenase family protein: MKAIVYSQNGLPVTSPQSLYETELPKPRPGAQDLLVKISAISVNPVDTKVRADSPVTQPRIPGWDAVGTVEAIGESVTLFRPGDKVYFAGSIIRPGSYAEYSLVDQRIAAHKPASLSDADAAALPLTSLTAWELLFDRLEVKEGHGDAILIIGAGGGVGSVLTQLASKLTGLRVIGTASRAETAEWVRELGAHDVIDHSRPLLEGLREIGVSSVRYVASLTHTDKHYPQIVEALAPQGRLAVIDDPETLDALPLKRKAASLHWELMFTRSLFQTPDMIRQNEILESVRRLIEDGTLRTTKGEHYGKINAENLRRAHGFIESGRARGKIVLEGF; encoded by the coding sequence ATGAAAGCTATTGTTTACAGCCAGAACGGACTGCCAGTTACCAGTCCGCAGTCTCTTTACGAAACTGAATTACCGAAACCGCGACCGGGCGCCCAGGATCTGCTGGTAAAAATCAGCGCGATTTCGGTGAATCCTGTGGATACCAAAGTTCGTGCGGACTCGCCGGTGACGCAGCCGCGCATTCCAGGCTGGGACGCCGTTGGCACAGTGGAGGCTATCGGTGAGAGCGTCACCCTGTTCAGACCTGGCGACAAGGTCTATTTCGCTGGCTCCATTATCCGCCCGGGCTCGTATGCCGAATACAGTCTGGTTGACCAGCGTATTGCCGCTCACAAGCCCGCTTCACTGAGCGATGCGGACGCCGCTGCGCTCCCGCTCACGTCCCTTACCGCCTGGGAGCTGTTGTTCGACCGTCTTGAAGTAAAGGAAGGACACGGCGACGCCATTCTCATTATTGGTGCCGGCGGCGGCGTGGGTTCGGTGCTCACGCAGCTGGCCAGCAAGCTGACCGGCCTTCGCGTTATCGGCACCGCTTCCCGCGCGGAGACGGCGGAATGGGTGCGCGAACTCGGCGCTCATGACGTCATCGATCACTCCCGTCCGCTGCTGGAGGGCCTGCGTGAAATTGGTGTCTCTTCCGTGCGATATGTCGCAAGCCTGACGCACACTGACAAACACTACCCGCAAATTGTTGAAGCGCTGGCACCACAGGGCCGGCTGGCTGTTATCGACGATCCGGAAACGCTGGATGCCTTACCGCTTAAGCGCAAGGCAGCCTCCCTGCACTGGGAACTGATGTTCACCCGCTCGCTGTTCCAGACCCCGGATATGATCCGCCAGAACGAGATTCTGGAGAGCGTGCGCCGCCTGATCGAGGACGGCACCCTGCGTACCACAAAAGGCGAGCACTACGGAAAAATTAATGCGGAAAACCTTCGGCGAGCGCACGGCTTTATCGAAAGCGGCCGGGCGCGCGGAAAAATCGTGCTGGAAGGTTTCTGA